The Camelus ferus isolate YT-003-E chromosome 4, BCGSAC_Cfer_1.0, whole genome shotgun sequence genome has a segment encoding these proteins:
- the FBXW5 gene encoding F-box/WD repeat-containing protein 5 isoform X1 yields the protein MDEGGTPLLPDSLVYQIFLSLGPADVLAAGLVCRQWQAVSRDEFLWREQFYRYYQVARDVPRHPAATSWYEEFRRLYDTVPCVEVQTLREHTDQVLHLSFSHSGYQFASCSKDCTVKIWNNDLTISLLHSADMRPYNWSYTQFSQFNQDDSLLLASGVFLGPHNSSSGEIAVISLDTFALLSRVRNKPYDVFGCWLTDTSLISGNLHRIGDITSCSVLWLNNAFQDVESENVNVVKRLFKIQNLNASTIRTVMVADCSRFDSPDLLLDAGAPDNAPGRVFDLGSDGEEEEASPGPAGAKGLRRLLDGLLEGRAQPQLSERMLETKVAELLAQGRTKPPEPSTADARNKLLIFTTGCLTYSPHQIGIKQILPHQMTTAGPVLGEGRGSDAFFDALDHVIDVHGHIIGMGLSPDNRYLYVNSRAWPSGSVVADPMQPPPIAEEIDLLVFDLKTMREVKRALRAHRAYTPNDECFFIFLDVSRDFVASGAEDRHGYIWDRHYNICLAKLRHQDVVNSVVFSPQEQELLLTASDDATIKAWRSPRAVRVHQARRPRPRPFFSWFASQRR from the exons ATGGACGAGGGGGGCACGCCCCTGCTCCCCGACAGCCTCGTTTACCAGATCTTCCTGAGCTTGGGCCCAGCTGACGTGCTGGCCGCTGGTCTGGTGTGCCGCCAATGGCAGGCCGTGTCCCGGGACGAGTTCTTGTGGAGGGAGCAGTTCTACCGCTACTACCAGGTGGCCCGCGACGTGCCCCGACACCCAG cgGCCACGTCCTGGTACGAGGAGTTCCGGCGGCTCTACGACACGGTGCCGTGCGTGGAGGTGCAGACTCTCAGGGAGCACACTGACCAGGTCCTGCACCTCAGCTTCTCCCACTCGGGCTACCAATTCGCTTCCTGCTCCAAGGACTGTACTGTGAAG ATCTGGAACAACGACCTGACGATCTCGCTGCTGCACAGCGCAGACATGAGGCCCTACAACTGGAGCTACACCCAGTTCTCCCAGTTCAACCAGGACGACTCGCTGCTGCTGGCATCGGGGGTGTTCCTAGGGCCCCACAACTCCTCCTCTGGCGAGATCGCAGTCATCAGCCTAG ACACCTTCGCCCTGCTGTCTCGCGTGCGCAACAAGCCCTACGACGTGTTCGGCTGTTGGCTCACCGACACCAGCTTGATCTCGGGCAACCTACACCGCATTGGGGACATCACGTCCTGCTCGGTGCTCTGGCTCAACAACGCCTTCCAG GACGTGGAGTCTGAGAACGTGAACGTGGTGAAGCGGCTCTTCAAGATCCAGAACCTCAATGCCAGCACCATCCGCACCGTCATGGTGGCCGACTGCAGCCGCTTCGACAGCCCTGACCTCCTGCTGGACGCCGGCGCCCCTGACAATGCCCCGGGCCGCGTCTTCGACCTGGGCAGTGACGGTGAAGAGGAGGaggccagcccaggcccagccgGCGCCAAGGGCTTGCGGCGCCTCCTGGACGGCCTCCTGGAGGGCCGGGCACAGCCCCAGCTGTCGGAGCGCATGCTGGAGACTAAGGTGGCAGAGCTGCTGGCCCAGGGCCGCACCAAGCCCCCTGAGCCCAGCACAGCCGACGCCAGAAACAAACTTCTCATCTTCACCACTGGCTGCCTCACCTACTCGCCGCACCAGATCG GCATCAAGCAGATCCTGCCGCACCAGATGACCACGGCGGGACCTGTGCTGGGTGAGGGGCGGGGCTCCGACGCCTTCTTCGATGCGCTGGACCACGTCATTGACGTGCACGGACACATCATCGGCATGGGCCTGTCCCCCGACAACAG GTACCTGTATGTGAACAGCCGTGCCTGGCCCAGCGGCTCGGTGGTGGCTGACCCCATGCAGCCGCCGCCCATTGCGGAGGAGATCGACCTGCTGGTGTTCGACCTCAAGACCATGCGGGAGGTGAAGCGGGCCTTGCGTGCCCACCGCGCCTACACACCCAACGACGAGTGCTTCTTCATCTTCCTGGACGTCAGCAGGGACTTCGTGGCCAG TGGGGCGGAGGACCGGCACGGCTACATCTGGGACCGCCACTACAACATCTGCCTGGCCAAGCTGCGGCACCAGGATGTGGTCAACTCGGTGGTCTTCAGCCCCCAGGAGCAGGAGCTCCTGCTGACAGCCAGCGACGATGCCACCATCAAGGCCTGGCGCTCACCGCGCGCTGTGCGTGTCCATCAGGCCCGGCGCCCCCGCCCACGCCCCTTCTTCTCCTGGTTTGCCAGCCAGCGGCGCTGA
- the FBXW5 gene encoding F-box/WD repeat-containing protein 5 isoform X2: MRPYNWSYTQFSQFNQDDSLLLASGVFLGPHNSSSGEIAVISLDTFALLSRVRNKPYDVFGCWLTDTSLISGNLHRIGDITSCSVLWLNNAFQDVESENVNVVKRLFKIQNLNASTIRTVMVADCSRFDSPDLLLDAGAPDNAPGRVFDLGSDGEEEEASPGPAGAKGLRRLLDGLLEGRAQPQLSERMLETKVAELLAQGRTKPPEPSTADARNKLLIFTTGCLTYSPHQIGIKQILPHQMTTAGPVLGEGRGSDAFFDALDHVIDVHGHIIGMGLSPDNRYLYVNSRAWPSGSVVADPMQPPPIAEEIDLLVFDLKTMREVKRALRAHRAYTPNDECFFIFLDVSRDFVASGAEDRHGYIWDRHYNICLAKLRHQDVVNSVVFSPQEQELLLTASDDATIKAWRSPRAVRVHQARRPRPRPFFSWFASQRR, encoded by the exons ATGAGGCCCTACAACTGGAGCTACACCCAGTTCTCCCAGTTCAACCAGGACGACTCGCTGCTGCTGGCATCGGGGGTGTTCCTAGGGCCCCACAACTCCTCCTCTGGCGAGATCGCAGTCATCAGCCTAG ACACCTTCGCCCTGCTGTCTCGCGTGCGCAACAAGCCCTACGACGTGTTCGGCTGTTGGCTCACCGACACCAGCTTGATCTCGGGCAACCTACACCGCATTGGGGACATCACGTCCTGCTCGGTGCTCTGGCTCAACAACGCCTTCCAG GACGTGGAGTCTGAGAACGTGAACGTGGTGAAGCGGCTCTTCAAGATCCAGAACCTCAATGCCAGCACCATCCGCACCGTCATGGTGGCCGACTGCAGCCGCTTCGACAGCCCTGACCTCCTGCTGGACGCCGGCGCCCCTGACAATGCCCCGGGCCGCGTCTTCGACCTGGGCAGTGACGGTGAAGAGGAGGaggccagcccaggcccagccgGCGCCAAGGGCTTGCGGCGCCTCCTGGACGGCCTCCTGGAGGGCCGGGCACAGCCCCAGCTGTCGGAGCGCATGCTGGAGACTAAGGTGGCAGAGCTGCTGGCCCAGGGCCGCACCAAGCCCCCTGAGCCCAGCACAGCCGACGCCAGAAACAAACTTCTCATCTTCACCACTGGCTGCCTCACCTACTCGCCGCACCAGATCG GCATCAAGCAGATCCTGCCGCACCAGATGACCACGGCGGGACCTGTGCTGGGTGAGGGGCGGGGCTCCGACGCCTTCTTCGATGCGCTGGACCACGTCATTGACGTGCACGGACACATCATCGGCATGGGCCTGTCCCCCGACAACAG GTACCTGTATGTGAACAGCCGTGCCTGGCCCAGCGGCTCGGTGGTGGCTGACCCCATGCAGCCGCCGCCCATTGCGGAGGAGATCGACCTGCTGGTGTTCGACCTCAAGACCATGCGGGAGGTGAAGCGGGCCTTGCGTGCCCACCGCGCCTACACACCCAACGACGAGTGCTTCTTCATCTTCCTGGACGTCAGCAGGGACTTCGTGGCCAG TGGGGCGGAGGACCGGCACGGCTACATCTGGGACCGCCACTACAACATCTGCCTGGCCAAGCTGCGGCACCAGGATGTGGTCAACTCGGTGGTCTTCAGCCCCCAGGAGCAGGAGCTCCTGCTGACAGCCAGCGACGATGCCACCATCAAGGCCTGGCGCTCACCGCGCGCTGTGCGTGTCCATCAGGCCCGGCGCCCCCGCCCACGCCCCTTCTTCTCCTGGTTTGCCAGCCAGCGGCGCTGA
- the C8G gene encoding complement component C8 gamma chain isoform X2 produces the protein MSSSHSGSQVGLVEAEPEDSSDFVHRTWRQGPAGRCWIKASPNPVTVAAVAMLAARTATLLTLLLATSSLGQRAQRPPRPPSSISTIQPKANFNAQQEQGHRAEATTLHVAPQGAAMAVSTFRKLDGICWQVRQLYGDTGLPGRFLLQARGARGAVDVVVGETDYGSFAILYLERARQLSVKLYARSLPVRDSVLSMFEQRVQGANLTEDHILFFPKYGFCEAADQFHTLDEVRR, from the exons ATGAGCTCCAGCCACAGTGGAAGTCAGGTGGGACTTGTGGAAGCAGAGCCAGAGGACAGCTCGGACTTTGTACACAGGACGTGGCGTCAGGGCCCTGCCGGGAGGTGCTGGATCAAGG CCTCCCCCAATCCTGTCACTGTTGCTGCCGTCGCCATGCTGGCTGCCAGGACTGCAACCCTCTTGACTCTGCTCCTGGCCACCAGCTCCCTGGGCCAGAGGGCTCAGAGACCCCCTAGGCCCCCCTCCTCCATCAGCACCATTCAGCCCAAGGCCAACTTCAATGCTCAGCAG GAGCAGGGCCACCGGGCTGAGGCCACCACACTGCACGTGGCTCCTCAGGGTGCAGCCATGGCCGTCAGCACCTTCCGAAAGCT ggATGGGATTTGCTGGCAGGTGCGTCAGCTCTACGGAGACACAGGGCTCCCAGGTCGCTTTCTGCTCCAAG CCCGAGGGGCCCGAGGGGCGGTGGACGTGGTCGTCGGGGAGACGGACTACGGGTCCTTCGCCATCCTGTACCTGGAGCGGGCACGGCAGCTGTCGGTGAAGCTGTATG CCCGCTCGCTCCCCGTAAGGGATTCAGTCCTGAGCATGTTTGAGCAGCGGGTCCAGGGGGCCAACCTGACCGAGGACCACATCCTGTTCTTCCCCAAGTACG GTTTCTGTGAGGCTGCTGACCAGTTCCACACCCTGGATG AAGTGAGGAGGTGA
- the C8G gene encoding complement component C8 gamma chain isoform X1, which produces MSSSHSGSQVGLVEAEPEDSSDFVHRTWRQGPAGRCWIKASPNPVTVAAVAMLAARTATLLTLLLATSSLGQRAQRPPRPPSSISTIQPKANFNAQQFAGTWLLVAVASSCRFLQEQGHRAEATTLHVAPQGAAMAVSTFRKLDGICWQVRQLYGDTGLPGRFLLQARGARGAVDVVVGETDYGSFAILYLERARQLSVKLYARSLPVRDSVLSMFEQRVQGANLTEDHILFFPKYGFCEAADQFHTLDEVRR; this is translated from the exons ATGAGCTCCAGCCACAGTGGAAGTCAGGTGGGACTTGTGGAAGCAGAGCCAGAGGACAGCTCGGACTTTGTACACAGGACGTGGCGTCAGGGCCCTGCCGGGAGGTGCTGGATCAAGG CCTCCCCCAATCCTGTCACTGTTGCTGCCGTCGCCATGCTGGCTGCCAGGACTGCAACCCTCTTGACTCTGCTCCTGGCCACCAGCTCCCTGGGCCAGAGGGCTCAGAGACCCCCTAGGCCCCCCTCCTCCATCAGCACCATTCAGCCCAAGGCCAACTTCAATGCTCAGCAG TTTGCAGGGACGTGGCTCCTTGTGGCCGTGGCCTCCTCGTGTCGTTTTCTGCAGGAGCAGGGCCACCGGGCTGAGGCCACCACACTGCACGTGGCTCCTCAGGGTGCAGCCATGGCCGTCAGCACCTTCCGAAAGCT ggATGGGATTTGCTGGCAGGTGCGTCAGCTCTACGGAGACACAGGGCTCCCAGGTCGCTTTCTGCTCCAAG CCCGAGGGGCCCGAGGGGCGGTGGACGTGGTCGTCGGGGAGACGGACTACGGGTCCTTCGCCATCCTGTACCTGGAGCGGGCACGGCAGCTGTCGGTGAAGCTGTATG CCCGCTCGCTCCCCGTAAGGGATTCAGTCCTGAGCATGTTTGAGCAGCGGGTCCAGGGGGCCAACCTGACCGAGGACCACATCCTGTTCTTCCCCAAGTACG GTTTCTGTGAGGCTGCTGACCAGTTCCACACCCTGGATG AAGTGAGGAGGTGA
- the LCN12 gene encoding epididymal-specific lipocalin-12, producing MGPWCALWVLLALLRDLRGLTADQALSSSVLQSFQAAQFQGLWFVLGLAGSTHRTVDRSLLSPFTATFELREDSRLEVSYAMIRGRRCVTWSYVLISGTQPGKFSVDNSGVPGGDPEEVQVYDTDYTTFALVLSRRQSGDQGILRIYLLCRMWAIQTEVLDKFVCLVRAQGLSDNNIVFPDLTDWSLHPDAC from the exons ATGGGGCCCTGGTGTGCCCTGTGGGTGCTGCTGGCCCTGCTGAGAGACCTGAGGGGCCTGACCGCGGACCAGGCACTCAGCAGCTCAGTCCTGCAGAGCTTCCAAGCAGCTCAG tTCCAGGGGCTGTGGTTCGTTCTCGGCCTGGCAGGCAGCACCCACAGGACTGTGGACAGGTCCCTGCTGAGCCCTTTCACAGCAACGTTCGAGCTGCGTGAAGACAGCCGCCTTGAAGTGTCGTACGCCATGATCCG GGGCCGTCGCTGTGTGACCTGGTCTTATGTACTGATTTCGGGGACCCAGCCTGGGAAGTTCTCAGTGGACAACAGCGGAG TGCCCGGGGGAGACCCAGAGGAGGTCCAGGTGTACGACACCGACTACACCACGTTTGCCCTAGTGCTCTCCAGGAGACAGTCCGGTGACCAGGGGATCCTCAGGATCTACCTGCTGT GCAGGATGTGGGCCATACAGACTGAGGTGCTAGACAAATTCGTCTGCCTGGTCAGAGCGCAGGGCCTCTCGGATAACAACATTGTCTTCCCGGACTTGACAG ACTGGTCACTCCACCCAGATGCCTGTTGA